In Physeter macrocephalus isolate SW-GA unplaced genomic scaffold, ASM283717v5 random_265, whole genome shotgun sequence, the genomic stretch GCCTGCTTAAAAGGTACCTGTAAGGCAGCACAGATAAGTCCCATGCTACTTACCTGccttggcaaaaataaaaagaacgcACTAAAACCTTCTTCTTGGATGACTGAGGATTCATGAGGGTCTAATAGTCACCCCAAACTTGACTTCTGAATACATGTGTCAGTGAGATGGCAGTGGGATTATAAAAGGGAccgaaaaataataaatcaagaaGTGCTTTATTCTGGTTATCATGACTATAAGTGACTAAGGCTGCCCTCTGTTTTATCACTTCACCACAAAAGCACTCACTAAACAAGCAATGGAGACCCGTGCACAAGAAACAGAGACTGTGCTACTGGGCCTTGCACATCAAGCCTGGGACTCACCGTGTTTACACTTGGAGCATTGCTGTcagagggaaacagaagagaacatGTTAAGGGCACGCTGACCAAAGGCTCCATGTCACATAAGCAAAACGTACAGGCGTCTGCTCACCATGTGATTGCAGCCTCCGTTCTTCTCAATGCAGATGTTGCACTTGGGACACTGAGGAGACAGAAGGGTGCCATTAGGCTCACGCACCATCAGGCCGGTTCTAAGACAAATTACACAAAGCTCCCGGCACCCGTGCCCAGTAGCTCATCGTGCGAGCACTTCTGGGGATGAGCATCTCACTTAAATGTGGCGGGTCGCTGAGGCTGGAACAGCAATTCAAGGAAATGAGGTCAGCATGTTTGGCTCTGAAACACTCCAAGCACCATCTGTCCCTGCCACGAGGCCGCTCAGATTAAGCACAAGCTGAGTCAGTAGAGAGCTTGCCTGCTTGGGAGGAATGCCAAAGCAGCATAAGAGCTGCCACACTGGACTAAGTCCTCATCAGCTTGCCTGAACTTATGCTTCCAGGAGAGGCCAAGGAAATAACCTCTAAAGCTCGCTCTCATTTGAGAGATGCCAGCAACCCCAGGCAGCAATGCAGAGATCAGTTTGATGCTGTGCTCTTCCACCGCCATGAAAAGGACTATGCTTAATGATGTCATGGTCACAGCTGTGCTTGTGAGTGCATCGACTCAGCGTGTGACTGGCACAGGGTACAGCCTTGAGTGCTGAGTCATGCAGAACTCAAGGGGCTACAGGCCATGCTTTCCCATGGGAAGTTTCCAGAATGAGAATTGGGCAGGCCTGGGCTTGCATTAGAGTTCTGCTATTTATTAGGTGTGGCTATCAACTACCTCCCTCCCAGGCCTGTTAAAGCTTGGGAGGCATTCAATAAAACCTAGTCGTCTTCTAATTAGTTTTCCTAAGGGTCCAACTTCTCCAAGCATTtcagcatttattaaaataaatgcactTGGTGCATACTATGATAAATTGCTACAAACTCTGCCAGGTCTGGGCAGCCTCCATCAAGAGCCCTGAGGCCCTGATCAAGAGCTTCCATCAAGAGCCCTGTTCTGCTCTCAGATGGTACATCTCCTGGGCAAGGCCCTGGGCAGCACTAAGGAGGGCAGATCCATGACAGGTAAGATACAGTCCTTACGTCTTTAGTGTGAGCACTAATGTAGTTGGCTGTTTCAGAGTCGTCTGCACACTTCGTGAGCCATTTCCGAATTGTGGCGCAGTCTGTGGGGGCGTGATACATCTGACGACACTTGAAACTTAAAACCAGAAAAGATAATCGTTAGGTCAGATCCTgtgttcttcattttccttctgtccaAGCCAACAGATCCTGAATTAGAGCTTTTCAAAGAGGTAACATCACCTATCAAGGCATCTGAGACCTTTTCTTACCCAGGATTATACTGAAGTACTGTGTGAATTTCTCTCAATAAACCCAaatgaaatgtttgttttaaatatcttacGTGGTGTCAATCCTTCCTGACAGAATATCAAATTCCGAATTCAGCTTCCCAAAGGGCACCGGGATGCATTCTGAGAAGACACCTCAACTCAGGCCCAAGGCAGGAATGAGATCCAGTTCTGGGAGCCTTGGCTTATCTCCAAGTCAGATGTGCACACAGGATGCACAATGCCAGAACTTGTGCAATCTGTAGGGGGCATGATACATCTGACAATGCTTGAaacttaaaatcagaaaagaaaaacactccaACATTCATCAGGCCAGGCTCCcatgtttttaatttcccttttgtcCAAGCCAACACAACTTTATGGATAAAGGCTCTCAGGCAGGTAGCCTAACACATGTCCCAGGGAAAAGAAGTTCATAATGCAGGACACAAAGGATGGAAAGCAACCACAttagtggttcttaacctttgGAGAATCACAGACTCCCTCAACAACATCTTGAAAGGCaggcacatatgcacacataccacattttctacATACTTTCTCTGAAGCCCCACCATGAATTTTCCAGGGAGGCATGAATTGGGGATAGGTCTGGACCTAAATTATGGCTCTGCCATTAccttgcacctcagtttcctcacctataacaTAAGAGTAACAACAGTACAATCATACACAGTTGTTGTgataatgaaggtaaaatgatCAGGACAGAGCATTTCCTCTGGTAAGCCTTCAGTATACTTTAGCTATTCCCATCATGTCTACTGAATAGAGTAAACCCCAGgtaaatataaacacatttatgGAATACAGTGTTATAAAATTAGCAGAAAGGCCAAGAGAAAGATTAAAATGTTGATGGCTGTTGCTTTCAAATACAGTAGTATGTGAATTATCTGCGCAGGTAGATACACACCCATACAGACACGAAGTCTCTGGGCCATGAGTCTCAGTAGCATAAACCACAGCACATTCCCCAAGAATCTGTGCCCCTTTCTTGTCTCCAGACTGACTATTATCAAACATCTCATGGAACATGAGATGCTAGGTACAAACCCTGCCCACGTGGAACAGAGCTGCTCTTCTGGCTCAAAGACCCTGCCTCTCCCAGACCCACCCTCGCAAGAGCAACAGCAGTGATGCTTTAGAGCAGGAGAAGGCACAAGCCCAGGGCTGCTCAGCACCCACACTCACTCTTACCAGAAGACCTCGTTGCACCGATTGCACTGTACTCGGCGAGCTCTGGGCTCCTGTACCCGGATAACCATGGGGCAGTCTGCACCAGGGCACAGCTGGAGCTGGTAGTGACTCTGTGAACACACCAAGGGGGGGAATAATGAGGACATCCCCTAGTTGGTGCCTCCAAATTAGACCTCCCTGAGTACTCAAACGCCTTCTGTTCTTCCAGCTGATGACTTATATCAAGGGGCTACAGGAATTCAAGATGGATGTCGTGAAGACCAGACATTAGGCAGGTAGTGCAAATGacctttgtttgtttgcttgtttttaatatttattttttggctgcgtcggatcttagttgcgacacacgggatcttcgctgtggcatgcgagatctttcgttgcggcgcgtgggctcttcgttgcggcgtgcgggcttctctctagttgtggcgcataggctccagagcacgcaggcttagttgccccgtggcatgtgggatcttagttccccaaccagagatcgaacccgaatcccctgcattggaaggcagattcttaaccactggaccaccagggagatACCTGAAAATGACCTTTGAATGCTTAGTTTAAACTAGGTAGCAACTCACTAGAATGCTCTAAGATTAGATGACAAAATGGAATACAGAAGTGTGTCTCTGAAATGAAAGGGCATAGGGACCAGGGCTGGAAAGGAACACAAACCACTCAGCTGTGCATAAGACTCTGAGGGGCTCAACGACCCTCAGGCATCTACCAAAGGCAGCAAACAGCACAAGGAACAAGGCATTGCTTTTCCTGTGGCATGTGCATGAGACGACCCAGACCATCAATCAATCCAATAAGCTGAGGTATGGAAGACAAAGATGAAAATTATGCTGCATGGAACCAACAAGCCTGAACAGGTAGTGCAACAGAGGGGAAGGACTCCAAAACTGACCATGCTGAAAACCTGAACAAGTTTTCAAATTGCCCCAAAAGCAACACTTCTTTTTTGTGCTGAATCACACAGTGAACTGAACAGAACAGCAACTCCTGAGATATGCCTGACTTGTGTTTATCCCCTGACATACAATAGCTTGTTTAAGCAACTTTGTATAAGGTGGGGATGCGTGACCATTCTAcaagagaaaaccaaggctcagagaggtaaaataatGGGTCAAGGGATACATAACAAGGAAGCAACAGACCAGGGATTCACTAGCACTCTAGTAGTTTTCAAACTGTTTTAAAGCCGTGGAGCTCTTTCTTCAAACGAAAGCATCTACTGGCAGCCTAGTCTATGAAGTAACTGGTGAGCATCTGATGAAAAGCAGGCCCGGGAAGACAGAGGGCACAACAGGGGCTGGGCATACCTCCACATAGTCCCTGAAGAGGTAGCGTCTGTATTTGTCTCTCAATTCTTCATTGGGCAGCAATGGAAACACGAAGTCCTCTGGTGTTCGAAGCGGGCAGTCCTGAGCCATGCAAGAGACACCTGTTGAACAAAGACAACCTGATGGACAACTGTATCACAGAAGACACAACGATAATGTATTTGCTGAGTTCAACCAACAAATTCAGATTCTACGTAAGGAACCCCTAAAGTATCAGAATTTattcaaagaagagagaaattaatatatttgCACAGTGATGCAACTAAAATATTATTCCAAATTAAATaggatagggaattccctgatggtccagtggtcaggactcggcATTCTCACTGCCAgagccccgggttcaatccctggtcggggaactaagatcccgtaagccgcACAgtgccaccaaaaaaaacaacaaaaacaaaacaaattaaatcatATATATCACAAACAGcaccaataaaaaacaaaactgtttaaaaaatccTATAGGGTTATTAACTAACAATTTAGTTTTGTGATGTTTAATATTACGTGCATGTGATTACCGTCAATACAATGAGATTTTGCAGACACAATTAAAGTAATGCTAATTTAGTTTCAAATATCAAGTCGTAGTTAAATATTCCTTTAACTGATCATCAAGTTTGATTTGTGCTTATATTTCCTAAATAACAGCAAACTCTCTAGGTGTTTCTGAGTTATGGCTGCCACTCTGAGAATCAAGATAGATACGGTAGGCAGCTTAAAGGACAgttttcccaaaaggcaagagaagGTAGCCTCGCATTCACACCAACATTTACATATATGCCCAAACATTAGCCTTAACTCTCTCATTTTACTCAGGTCTAAACTTCGCCATTGTTCAGACAGATGTGTTTGGAAACCAATGGTTCTGACAATAAAAACTTCAATTAGGCTCACAAGAAAACACTCAGTTGACCTGAGAACCTGAAAGGGCAGAGCTAAAGCTAAATACTTCATGCCAGCCTTTTATAAATCCTATGGCAGACTCACCCACACCCACGCCATCCTTGACAAGTACGGAGCAGTGTTGCTCCCAGCAGCTGCGGCAAAACTGGTGCTGACAGGCCAGAGACAGTAGGTTTTCCTTCCGCACAAACTGCATACACACTGCGCAGTGGTGAGGGGGATGGGTTGTGGGGACCTGGGGAGAGGCAGAGTGATATGAGCCACGGGAGGCAATTCTGACCCTGCAACAAGTGTCAGAACTCAACTTCAATGTGTGCACTCTGCGAGTTCCAGTTTTGAGCAGAAAGCATATTATCAGGAAGGCTTTCTGAAGGAGGTGGTAACTGAACTAGGCTTGATGAATCACTAGGATttagagaggcagagagaagatggAAATGAGAACTAACAGTAGTTTATAACGTCAGGCTGAAAAGACCCAGATTTCAGAACTGTCAAGGTCCTTAGAGGTCATTCAAATCCACCTTCTTTCAGAGGCTATTGGGTTTCTTTAGAAAACTGCCCTCATTCAGCACAGCACAGAGTTGCTCCTCAACAAGTACTACAAACCCAGCCATATAGGTGCTTAGAGGCTGAGTGTGAGCCTCTAACAGCCCACAGTGCAGTTTTACTTGTCAAAGACAGTGGTTTTCCCATATCAATATGTCCAAAACACACAGTATTACAGTTTTTACCAAGTTACAACTCATCCTTAACATACCAAAGAGATGTCACATACAATTAATTTAGAGAGATGAGGAAGGCTTCTACAAGGGAAGAAACTCTTCTAGTTTGTGGGCAAATAACTGTAAAGCTTAAACTCCAGAATCCATACCATGCTACAACTGGCAAAGACAATCCGGGGACCCCAGCCAAAAACACTAACCAATGAAAAAGTCCACTACATGTTTAACATTAGGTTCTTGTTAGTTTACTGGGAATACAGAAAATAACTTGAGGAAAAGGACCGTATTCTCATGTTTGTCCAGTATGCTCCTAGAAATTTTCTCCTAAGAGACTGCAGAAGTTATGTGGTGATCTGAGCCCCAATTCTCCCTCCTGAGAGTGCTTTTAACATGGCCCTCATTCATCTGACAAATGCTGACTGAACTCCCAGATACAGAGGAAATTGCTATACATTGATTCCTAAACTTAAAAAGCACTTACAGTATAGTAGGGGAGCTGAAAAGATATGAGTGAATTACTACAACATACACGTAAAGGTTTAAAGATATAATTAGAGGAGTTTGGAGGGGAGTGGTCCCAGGAGATAGGTTTAGGTTTTTTGAGAGATGGCTTGCATGTGGGTCTCTAAAGATGAGTTCCATTTCCACAAGCTGAGATGGGGACAGAATCTGGACATTCCAGGCCAGGGAAGGCACAAGCAGAGTCAAAGAGGTATGTGGTGAGTGGGAACACCAAGAACACAGCAGGAATAGAGTACAGGCTGTATGTAAGTGCAAGGAAaaaggtgaggctggagagggcAGGCAATGATTCCTCATCTATGAGGAAAATTTCCAAACTATAATGGAAATGGAAGATTTAGGCCTATGCTGGAACAAATATCATGGGCATATTGCACTATAAACAAGGCAAGATGGTTCTCAATAACAATGTGAGCCACAGAAAGAGTCACAGACAACAGGAGAAGCCTTATTCAAGGAGGACACACTCACATGTTTTGATGGATTGGGCTGAACTCGAGCCTCAACGAGCAGTTGAGCAGAATTAGACTTgtatctataaaacaaaaagtagaaataaagggaatcagAACCTGAAGACAAATAGTTTTACTTCTGAACAAAAACAGGATAGACCAACAGGTGTTGCAGTCACACTAAAGtgtctttgtcttttaactaCCTTCTCGCAAAACCAAGCTTGCTTTTTACCTTACTACAAATACTTTctgctttttcaatttttttagctCTCAATTGGTATAAGAATAACAACTCTGTCTTAAAGGCACTGAACTATAAGAAAAATACTTATGAAGGACCATATCTGCTTTAAGTCCCTTTCTGGAATTACAAGCAAATATCTCTATGTCTTCAGAATAGGAAAGGATAtcttaaagacacagaaaaagtaaAGCATAAAGGAAAACTCTGTATGCTACATTTAAGAACTTcagttcagggaattccctggtggcctagtggtcaggattctgggctttcactgctgtagcccaggttcaatccctggtcacggaactgagattccacaagccaAAAGAACTTCAGTTCATCAGAAGACAAGATAAAGTGAAAAGCCAAGCTATAAACTGAAAGATAATTCAATACATATACAACTGGTAAAGAACTGATATtcagaataaacaaaacaaaaactcctaaACGtccatttgaaatgaaaaacaattagaaaaatgggcaaaagacataataggcatttcacagaagaggaagcacAAATCACATAGGAAAAAATGATCAACCTCCTTAATAATCTGgacattgaaattaaaaacaaccaGATGCCATTTACACCCACCAGACTGCAAAACTTTAATTCTGATACTCATACACCACGTGGGTATACAgcatggtacaatcactttggaaaacattttggcgtTATCTAGTAAAGCTGAAGTAACACATACCCTACAGCCCAGCAATTCACTTTCTGTACTTAACCCTAGAAAAATTATGTGACACTATAAGTCATGTACAAAAGTTTTCAGAGTTGCattatttttaacagcaaaaaactaaaaactcacAAATAGTTTTAGACAGGAGGATGGATAAGATGTCATGATGTTCAACcttgttaatttaaaaagttgaagAATACATATGATATGATTCCATGTCTGTAAAGttctaaaaacatacaaaactgtaagatatataatttaagaataaataagaaaataatcaatacCAAATTCAAGGTACTGGTCGCCCTGGAGAAGGAAGGGATTGTAGCCAGGCAGGGATTGCCATCAGAGGCCTCTGAGTAAAGGTCAGagggtttctttgtttgctttatttgtctttaaaaccTATATACATCACACATATGCATGCGAGTGCGCACTcacacatttttggaaaaaaaaatttcataataaaaatttaattccttTCTGGAATGAGGTATggcataatacatttaaaaataaaaacagttaccATGTGGCAATAAAAGTGCCACACAAAGTCCAGGTAATCACATTACCAAGACACCAGGAATCTGAGCAGGGAAGAACTACATCTCATATACACGATTTCCTTACTCTGCCTAGTCAGAATGCCTACTTCAATTTTTATTCCTAGTTCTCACACTATTATTCTTAATATCTTTATAGCTATCCAAATTTTCTCCATCCCCAAGTTAGGCTAGAGAGTTTGGACAGTGCTAGATACCCACTACCGGAACCTATGTGGTTCCAGAGTTTTGGATAGCAGTGCAGACAGGGAAGTTCATCTGGAAGTCTACCTAACTGTATTCAGCTCTTCAGTATAGAGAGTGAGAGTGCAGTTAGTGAACCAGGAATGCATTTGCTCTTTCCTGATGAGGCTGAGCTGCTCCAGCTAGTTTGGCCTTCTTAGCCTAGAGAAGGAAAGGCATAATGATCTTCCTCTGCCAATGAACAGAATCACACCATACAGAGAAAGAAGACTCACTGTGGTGTGAAAGAGCAGGGGTAGTGACCAGTGCACTGCTCAGCAGGGGCAATTTTGTTCTCCAGGAGTTATCTGGCAATCCGGAGGCATTTTTGATTTAAGGACTTCTAGTAGGTAGACCCCGGAGATTCTTCCAAACCTCCTACAAGTCACAGAACAGTCCCTTCACAACAAAGAGTTATCTAGCCCAACACATCAACAGTGCTTAGGATGAGAAACCCTGAGCTAGACAGAAGCACATGCCTCTTAGAGGAATCCCCCTAGAGGATGCATGAGGAGGAAGAACCCCTCCTCCTGACAACTTCCAGGACACCTGAGACTCCAAGCTGTGTGCCTCAAGGGCTCTGGTTCTGGAGGTGTGGGGTAAACTAGCTGACCTTTTCTCTGAAGGTAATATGCACTATGTCATGATGTATTCCTCACTTGATGTGTCTGAAAGAAATAACTGGAGATACTGTCAAGTGTTATCTAGAAGGGAACTGATTAAAAATTAACAATGGCATAAAAAATTTGACCTAACTTCACTGTACAACAACAGGGGTTTGGAAAAGTATGGAACatctatataataaaatactgtgCCAGCATTAAAACTGGGGTAGAAAGAATATGCTgaaaacatgggaaaatgttCACCATATACTGAGAGAAAAAAGGCTATACACTATGatccagtgttttaaaaatataatctgcaCACTGTAAGGatattctccaaaatataaacaataatcaTCACTGGGCGGGTAGGCAGAGAGAGGAGCTATGGGCGATGCCagctcttcctcccccaaacaccTTACCTGTCCATTATCTCTGCGACTTGCCAGTGGAAATTAACTAATATAAGTTTAGCAACTGAATGTGatacctagaaagaaaaaaaaaagaaatcaaattataaCGTAGTTTCTTTCAGAGTGCTCTGTATTTTGAGAAATGCATACATTCATCTCTATTGCAGGCCCAGGCTTGACTTTCAAATTCTTCCTCTTGGTTCTCTGTTTCATCTTTCAAGTTCAGACTCTTATAGTCTTAGTGATTTCCTGGATCTCTTGATTTTTCgatctttgttttcattaatgACCCTTCAAAGAAATTAGTTTGATTTGAAACTTATGCGAAACCATCCTATCTACCGTAAATTAACGACCCAGCATCCAATTTAAGCAAAAGAGCTGTTAGGTTCCCTAATGTGATTTGTTTCCTCAGGCTGCTGTAGGAGGTCATACATGGTAAGTGCACCTCTAGTTAGGCCTGTTACTTGCAGAAAACCTCAGGCTTGGACTTCTTGTataaacccagaaaaacaaaacaaacaaaaaaaacccctgttTAAAATCTCTGAATTCCCGGCAACTAATGAGCCCTAACTGCAAGGAGAATTTAGAAGTCCGTGGGCACCCTTTCTGGCCCCTACATTCTCCTTTAAAGCACAATGGTTATGGCTATCAAAGAGCCTCAGAAGGTGTACTGAGCTAGCAATTCCACCTCAGTAAATTTTTCCTGAGGAAATGATACAGGATATGCAGTTCCTGAAAAGGATGCTGCATAGCTAAGTTTACTGACGCTGAAAGTAgttcatatattaattttaatgttaatagGAAAGTAAGCTAGTTACAAAACAGAACCCTGAACATCAAGACTTGGGTGGGGgcctaatctttttatttttggccgtgaggcttgtgagatcttagttccctgaccaggaattgaacccaggcctccagCAGTGAaacac encodes the following:
- the LOC102990544 gene encoding E3 ubiquitin-protein ligase ARIH2 isoform X3; this encodes MDRYKSNSAQLLVEARVQPNPSKHVPTTHPPHHCAVCMQFVRKENLLSLACQHQFCRSCWEQHCSVLVKDGVGVGVSCMAQDCPLRTPEDFVFPLLPNEELRDKYRRYLFRDYVESHYQLQLCPGADCPMVIRVQEPRARRVQCNRCNEVFCFKCRQMYHAPTDCATIRKWLTKCADDSETANYISAHTKDCPKCNICIEKNGGCNHMQCSKCKHDFCWMCLGDWKTHGSEYYECSRYKENPDIVNQSQQAQAREALKKYLFYFERWENHNKSLQLEAQTYQRIHEKIQERVMNNLGTWIDWQYLQNAAKLLAKCRYTLQYTYPYAYYMESGPRKKLFEYQQAQLEAEIENLSWKVERADSYDRGDLENQMHIAEQRRRTLLKDFHDT
- the LOC102990544 gene encoding E3 ubiquitin-protein ligase ARIH2 isoform X2; the protein is MKQRTKRKNLKVKPGPAIEMNVSHSVAKLILVNFHWQVAEIMDRYKSNSAQLLVEARVQPNPSKHVPTTHPPHHCAVCMQFVRKENLLSLACQHQFCRSCWEQHCSVLVKDGVGVGVSCMAQDCPLRTPEDFVFPLLPNEELRDKYRRYLFRDYVESHYQLQLCPGADCPMVIRVQEPRARRVQCNRCNEVFCFKCRQMYHAPTDCATIRKWLTKCADDSETANYISAHTKDCPKCNICIEKNGGCNHMQCSKCKHDFCWMCLGDWKTHGSEYYECSRYKENPDIVNQSQQAQAREALKKYLFYFERWENHNKSLQLEAQTYQRIHEKIQERVMNNLGTWIDWQYLQNAAKLLAKCRYTLQYTYPYAYYMESGPRKKLALPRLQPPLLLTLLLYPYSLNTSRLSWRLRSKTCHGRWSAQTAMTEGT
- the LOC102990544 gene encoding E3 ubiquitin-protein ligase ARIH2 isoform X1, coding for MKQRTKRKNLKVKPGPAIEMNVSHSVAKLILVNFHWQVAEIMDRYKSNSAQLLVEARVQPNPSKHVPTTHPPHHCAVCMQFVRKENLLSLACQHQFCRSCWEQHCSVLVKDGVGVGVSCMAQDCPLRTPEDFVFPLLPNEELRDKYRRYLFRDYVESHYQLQLCPGADCPMVIRVQEPRARRVQCNRCNEVFCFKCRQMYHAPTDCATIRKWLTKCADDSETANYISAHTKDCPKCNICIEKNGGCNHMQCSKCKHDFCWMCLGDWKTHGSEYYECSRYKENPDIVNQSQQAQAREALKKYLFYFERWENHNKSLQLEAQTYQRIHEKIQERVMNNLGTWIDWQYLQNAAKLLAKCRYTLQYTYPYAYYMESGPRKKLFEYQQAQLEAEIENLSWKVERADSYDRGDLENQMHIAEQRRRTLLKDFHDT